The Nitrospirota bacterium genomic sequence TTATAAAAAGCACCTTGATTTTTTTGCCTAAAAGATTTCCTGAGAAATTAAAAATATGAACCTCAAGACTTAATTCTGATGCGCCGAATGTCGGGTTCTTGCCGATATTAGCTGCGCCTTTATATATCTTTTTATTATTTAATGACACCGTCACCGCATAAACGCCTTCTTTGGGAGAATAGCCTTTAAATGAAATGTTTGCAGTCGGGGTATGAAGGAGCTTTTTCCCCCTTCCAGCGCCTTTAATGACTGTCCCTTCTATTGAAAAAGGCTTTCCGAGGATTTTTGCAGCCCTGTCAACCTTGCCTTCAAGAATAAGATTTTTAGTTTTCGCCTCTTTTAAGAGTTCTTTGTAAACCGCTGTAACCTGTTTTTTTGTCTTTTCAGGGTTCATGCTGTTATCAATCACAAAATCAGACTTCTTAATCTTTTCTTTTATCGGAAGCTGGCATTTGAGCCTTTCAATTACATTCCTTGGCGGAATGCCGAGCATGGAAAGCCTGTTAATTGCGGTAGTTTCTTTGGCGAATACGGTAATCATCTTATCAAATCTTCCTTCGTATCCCCTCTCAAATATCAAAGGCGCTTCTACGATGAACACCTTGCTTCCATCCTTAGTTTTTTTGAAGAAATCGTCAATCCTTTCAAAGACTAATGGATGAAGAAGGTCTTCAAGCTTAAGCCGCAGTGATTTATTCCTGAAAATCCTTTGAGCGATTTTACTCTTATCGAGATTGCCTTTTTTATCAAATACCCCTGCGCCCAAAAGTGCTTTTATTTTTTTTAGGACTTGTTTTTCCCTGAGAAGCTGTTGCACGACCCAGTCAGCGTCAATCGTAACAGCGCCAAGCTCCCTGAACATAGAAAGCACAGCGCTTTTCCCCATGCCGTAATTCCCTGTCAGCCCAGTGATGAACATAGGATTATTATACATTACGAGGGGAGTGTATCTGTTAGCGCGGGAGTTAAAGGTAACGACAGAATTCTGCGGTGGCTTTAGCCATCAGCAGAAATGATTTGTTAGATAGTTTTAATCATTACTATCTTTCTTTCCTTGATTACATTTATAGCATAGAGTTTGCAAATTATCTATTTTTGATAAACCACCCTTTGCAACAGGGATAATATGATCTATTTCAAGTTTAACGTTTTTATCTTCCTTCGGATTTGCGCCGCATTTGACGCATCTAAAATTATCTCTTTTTAGCACTTTCATGCGAGTTGTCGGAGATATTGGTTCTCGGCTATTTTTATTTTTTCGTCTATATAATTTTTCTTCGGGTAGTTGTCCTTCTTGAACTTGAACTATAAGTTTTGCTAAATACCCTAATCCCCCATACATATTTTGATAACTGTTAACTCTAAACGGGAGTTTGTTTTTGCTTAAATATGTTTCAAGCTGTCTATATGACGGTACAGCGTCGTTTTCTTGCCAACAAAGCTTAAAATGTTTAACCATTTCTTTCAATTCTAATTTACAGCTTCTTTCGGCTCTTATGCCCGCGGCAAGAAGCGCTTTCCCCCATGTGCCGAACCTTGTTCTAATTGTTCCAGAACTTGCAATACGATAAGGCCATTTGTCATATTCACGCAGGCCAAAAGTATCTTTTCCGCAGATTTCATGAAATTTCTTTAGTGACTGAATAATTTCGGGTTTGGAACATTGGGTTTTCTGTCTATCAATTTTGTATTTATAATTTTCCATCATTTTTTATGTAGCATGCATTCTTATAAAACCTTTATCCCCTCTTTTCCTGCTGCGCGGTTGAGTTTGGCGTCTGTGCTTGAAAAATAAACTTCTCCCAGTATCTTGCCTTTCAGGTTGACTGCGGATGCGAGATGAATGGAGTCAAAGCCTCTCAGAAGATATTTCTCCGCAATATCTCCGGCTGACCTTATTATCCCGTCTGTTACTTCAATGATAAAATAACTTTCCCAATCTCTGTTCAGATCCGCTACAATTTTTCTCAGGGCAGTTATTGAGAAGCCGTCATCTCTTTGTTTTCTTGCAAAGGCAGCCCTTGCCTCTGCATATGCAATCTTTGAAGCGGCAATAACAGATGCTTTTTGGGTTACATCCCTGACAATTGCCGAGCCTGCTTCTTCAACATACAGCTTTACCAGAGAACTCGTGTCCAGATAGACGATCATCTTCTGTCTTCAAGGACTATCTCTGAAACGGTTTTTCCCTTAATCCTTACAGGGTTTCTGCTGCCGGAGGGCTTTCCGCCCTTCCACGAAGCAAAGCCCTCATTAACGAGAGACAAGAGATGCGAGTCTTCCTTTGCCCTTTCAACCGGAGTGATTGTTGCTATTACAGTCTCTCTCTCAGTAATCAGGATCTTTTCGCCCTTTTTAACTTCGCGGAGATAGTGGCTCAGCCTGTTTTTAAGTTCCTTTACGCCTGCTGCTATCATGGCTACATTTTATACCGTGGTAGCTACCTTTGTCAAAGGATTTCTGTGACGGCAATCGGTATTCTACAGCTTCATGCTGGTTCGATGCCTATTATGTTATCCTAACATGTGAATTTATCACTCTTTCAAAAACCAAGCAGATACATAGATAACGAGATAAACTCTCTCAGAAAAGAGGCAGAGATTAGAGTCGCCCTATCCTTCCCTGACATCTATGATATCGGGATGTCGCACCTCGGGCTGAGAATCCTCTATAAGATAATCAATGACCTTCCATATGCCTCCGCAGAAAGGGCATTCCATCCGTGGCTTGATATGGAAGAGGAGATGAGGAATAAAGGCATCCTGCTTTCTTCTCTTGAGACAGGCAGGCCGCTGAAGGAGTTTGACATTGTCGGATTCAGCCTTCAGTATGAACTTTCATACACAGCTGTCCTTAATATGCTTCATCTCGGAGGAATCCCGATAAAGAGCGAAGAAAGGGCAAAAGGAAACTGGCCGCTGATAATCGCAGGAGGCCCCTGCACAGTCAACCCCCTTCCGATGTCTCCTTTCATAGATGCATTTTTAATAGGAGACGGCGAAGAAGCGGTGATAGAAATTTTAGAGACATACAGAAGATGGAAAAAAGAAGGGGATGGGAAGAGGGAATCTGTCTTAAAAGCCATTTCACAGATTGAAGGGATGTATGTGCCATTACTTCGTGGCAAGTTAAAAGTTGAAAGTTCAGAGTTGAAAGTTAAAAGAAGATATATTGAATCTCTCGATTCATCTCCATATCCGGAGTCTCCGATTGTCCCATATACAGCCATTGTCCATGACAGAGTGAATGTAGAGGTATCGCGCGGCTGCACGATGGGATGCAGGTTCTGTCAGGCAGGGATGATTTACAGGCCGCTTCGTGAAAGAAGCCCTGAGAATGTCCTGAAAATTGCAGGGAATTCTCTCAGGAACACGGGATACGAAGATGTCTCCTTCACATCTCTGAGCTCAGGAGATTACTCATGCCTTTTGCCTTTGATTAAAGAATTCAACAGCCGGTTTTCTGATAAAAAAGTTTCACTCTCACTGCCTTCGTTAAGGGTTGCCGCTGTTGATAGAGACATCCTTAAAGAGATAAAGAGCGTGAGAAAAACAGGCTTTACAATAGCTCCTGAGGCTGCGACTGAAAGACTGCGTAATGTCATAAACAAAGACTTCACAGGGGAAGATTACGAGAGAAGCCTTAATGCGCTCTTTGAAGAAGGCTGGCAGAACCTCAAGCTGTATTATATGGTAGGGCTTCCTACCGAGACCGATGCGGATATACAGGCAATACCTGAAATGATAATGAGGGCTTTAAGAATCGCAAAATCGCACACAGGAAGGCATGTAAAAATAAATGTGGGCGTCTCTCCATTTGTCCCAAAATCCCATACGCCGTTTCAGTGGCATGGACAGGAGAACATTGAGAGCATAAAGAGGAAGATGAAATATCTGAAAGAGATATTCAGGAAAAAGAGATTTGAGTTTAAGGGGCACAGGGAAGATATGAGTTTTCTTGAGGCGGTTTTTGCGCGGGGAGATGAGAGGCTTGCTCCTTTAATAGAGAAGGCATGGTCTCTGGGATGCAGGCTTGATGCTTGGGGAGAGACATTTGATTTTCAGAAATGGACTCAGGCAATGGAAGAGACAGGCATAAATGCAGCAGCATATGCGGAAAAGACTTACGGGACAGATGAAAGGCTGCCGTGGGACATTATTGATACAGGGGTAAATAAAGACTTCCTCTGCAAG encodes the following:
- a CDS encoding dephospho-CoA kinase translates to MYNNPMFITGLTGNYGMGKSAVLSMFRELGAVTIDADWVVQQLLREKQVLKKIKALLGAGVFDKKGNLDKSKIAQRIFRNKSLRLKLEDLLHPLVFERIDDFFKKTKDGSKVFIVEAPLIFERGYEGRFDKMITVFAKETTAINRLSMLGIPPRNVIERLKCQLPIKEKIKKSDFVIDNSMNPEKTKKQVTAVYKELLKEAKTKNLILEGKVDRAAKILGKPFSIEGTVIKGAGRGKKLLHTPTANISFKGYSPKEGVYAVTVSLNNKKIYKGAANIGKNPTFGASELSLEVHIFNFSGNLLGKKIKVLFIKRIRDEKKFPNARALEVQIKKDIKKAKEILG
- a CDS encoding HNH endonuclease; protein product: MYGGLGYLAKLIVQVQEGQLPEEKLYRRKNKNSREPISPTTRMKVLKRDNFRCVKCGANPKEDKNVKLEIDHIIPVAKGGLSKIDNLQTLCYKCNQGKKDSND
- a CDS encoding type II toxin-antitoxin system VapC family toxin; protein product: MIVYLDTSSLVKLYVEEAGSAIVRDVTQKASVIAASKIAYAEARAAFARKQRDDGFSITALRKIVADLNRDWESYFIIEVTDGIIRSAGDIAEKYLLRGFDSIHLASAVNLKGKILGEVYFSSTDAKLNRAAGKEGIKVL
- a CDS encoding type II toxin-antitoxin system prevent-host-death family antitoxin; translation: MIAAGVKELKNRLSHYLREVKKGEKILITERETVIATITPVERAKEDSHLLSLVNEGFASWKGGKPSGSRNPVRIKGKTVSEIVLEDRR
- a CDS encoding TIGR03960 family B12-binding radical SAM protein, translating into MNLSLFQKPSRYIDNEINSLRKEAEIRVALSFPDIYDIGMSHLGLRILYKIINDLPYASAERAFHPWLDMEEEMRNKGILLSSLETGRPLKEFDIVGFSLQYELSYTAVLNMLHLGGIPIKSEERAKGNWPLIIAGGPCTVNPLPMSPFIDAFLIGDGEEAVIEILETYRRWKKEGDGKRESVLKAISQIEGMYVPLLRGKLKVESSELKVKRRYIESLDSSPYPESPIVPYTAIVHDRVNVEVSRGCTMGCRFCQAGMIYRPLRERSPENVLKIAGNSLRNTGYEDVSFTSLSSGDYSCLLPLIKEFNSRFSDKKVSLSLPSLRVAAVDRDILKEIKSVRKTGFTIAPEAATERLRNVINKDFTGEDYERSLNALFEEGWQNLKLYYMVGLPTETDADIQAIPEMIMRALRIAKSHTGRHVKINVGVSPFVPKSHTPFQWHGQENIESIKRKMKYLKEIFRKKRFEFKGHREDMSFLEAVFARGDERLAPLIEKAWSLGCRLDAWGETFDFQKWTQAMEETGINAAAYAEKTYGTDERLPWDIIDTGVNKDFLCKEYQRAISGEKTSDCRKVCHACGLKCKEVKSEDGKSIFVSLRGEAEAISEGEIPRFARNDKPEIVRIRVEFSKSGVLKYLSHLELVTAIFRAMRRAEIPMRYSQGFHPSPKVAFGPALGVGIAGLREYFDMEITPPFDIEYFIPRMNSVLPEGLKIKDAVLISDKEPSLSSFISRYEYEIICDDSAVVSVIAKDRDLKQSQDEIASLSACNDKQKDQNSNNIEDIKVLDRETVRLTLVDGKDKKPKLSEIIPEIFGVSYKELDITRVAMYGWKGEWSLPLGIEPQRLERNITWLAKS